Genomic segment of Bacteroidales bacterium:
TGAATGCGATTAAAGAATTGCTGGGACATTCCAGTCTAGCGGCAACGCAAGTATATACGCATAATACAATTGAACGAATCAAACATATTTACCAACAAGCTCATCCGAAAGCTTAAAACAAAAGGAGGCATTTATGAAGGTTAAGATTACATCAGTACATTTCAAAACAGATCAAAGACTGGACGACTTTATCCAGGATAAAGTAGGAAAACTCTCAGGCTTTTATGAAGGAATAATTTCAAGCGAAGTAACTCTAAGACTCGAGAACCACGATAAACAGGAAAATAAAATCGCTGAAGTGCGCCTGATTGTACGTGGTAATGACCTCTTTGCGAAAAAACAATGCAAGACTTTCGAAGAAGCTATAGATGATTCAGTAGAAGCTTTGCGCAAACAAATCAAGAAATACAAGGAAAAACTGAGGGGTGAATAATTTAGTGTAAAAAAAAACTACAAGTATTTTTGTAGTTTCATGGAACTTTTATACTTTTGCAGTCCTTTTTTTAGAAAGGACTGCTTTCATTAATAGCATTGAATATTCCGCCGAAATGGATCATTGCCGCACAAAAGCAATCAATATAAAGAGGGTTTAAGTTCATAGATTGTTTTATCAGAGGGTGATTGACTTAAGGAAGGGATAAAGTATAGACGCCGATATAGCTCAGCTGGCCAGAGCAGCTGATTTGTAATCAGCGGGTCGTGGGTTCGAATCCCTCTATCGGCTCAGTTCTTTAAAGTATTGTTCATGGGGAGATACCAGAGCGGTCAAATGGGGCAGACTGTAAATCTGTTGGCGAAGCCTTCGGAGGTTCGAATCCTCCTCTCCCCACTGGTTTTATTAGCGGAAGTAGCTCATTTGGTAGAGCGAAAGCCTTCCAAGCTTTAGGTGGCGGGTTCGAGCCCCGTCTTCCGCTCAGTTTTTAAGGCCGATGTAGTTTAAAAGATCCTGGCTGGGCCGGGAGTTACAATATGGGCTGCAAAGGCATGGAAATATTAGATAATCAGCCGATGTAGCTCAGGGGTAGAGCACTTCCTTGGTAAGGAAGGGGTCATGAGTTCAAATCTCATCATTGGCTCAATTTTAGTTGAAAACCAACTTTTATTAATCAATAACAATTAATTCGATATGGCAAAAGCAAAATTCGAACGTACAAAACCCCACGTTAATGTTGGCACAATTGGCCACATTGACCATGGCAAAACCACCCTTACCGCTGCAATTACCCTGGTACTATCAGCAAAAGGTTTATCGGAATTCAAGTCGTTTGATTCCATTGATAATGCTCCTGAAGAAAAAGAAAGGGGTATTACCATTAACACTGCCCATGTTGAATACCAAACAGAAAACAGGCACTATGCTCACGTTGATTGCCCCGGCCACGCTGACTATATTAAAAATATGGTTACAGGTGCTGCGCAGATGGATGGCGCAATTCTGGTTGTTGCCGCAACCGATGGCCCAATGCCTCAAACGCGTGAACATATTCTGCTTGCCCGTCAGGTTGGTGTTCCACGTCTGGTAGTTTTCATGAACAAAGTTGACCTTGTTGATGACGAAGAACTTCTCGAACTCGTTGAAATGGAAATCCGCGATCTGCTGACTTTCTATGGCTTCGACGGCGAAAACTCTCCTGTTATCCGCGGTTCAGCCCTGGCAGGCTTAAATAATGAACCAGCCGGACAAGATCAGATTATGGAATTAATGAATGCAGTTGACACCTGGATACCACTTCCGGTCCGTGACCGCGATAAGGAATTCCTCATGCCGGTTGAAGACGTGTTCTCAATCACTGGTCGAGGTACAGTTGCAACCGGAAGAATTGAAACCGGTGTTATCCATGTTGGCGACCCTGTAGATATTATCGGTTTGGGCGCTGAAAAAATGAAATCAGTAGTAACCGGTGTTGAAATGTTCCGCAAACTTCTCGATACTGGTGAAGCTGGAGATAACGCAGGTTTATTACTCCGTGGTATTGATAAGGATGCTATCCGTCGTGGTATGGTAATTGCCAAACCCGGTTCGGTAAAACCTCATAAAGAATTCAAGGCAGAAGTTTATATCCTGAAAAAAGAAGAAGGTGGCCGTCACACGCCATTCCACAACAGGTATCGTCCACAGTTCTATTTCAGGACCACTGACGTAACTGGTGAAGTTATTCTTCCGGAAGGTGTTGAAATGGTAATGCCAGGCGATAACCTCACAATTACTGTACAATTGATTCACCAGATTGCATTGAACAAAGGATTACGCTTTGCGATCCGTGAAGGTGGCCGTACTGTTGGTGCTGGTCAGATCACTGAGATTCTTGATTAATAGCTAATGTTTTATGAGAATTGCCAAAGCGGCAATTCTCATAAGCATTTTTGATTTTTAAATAGAAATTCAAACGGGTGTAGCTCAGTTGGTA
This window contains:
- the raiA gene encoding ribosome-associated translation inhibitor RaiA; its protein translation is MKVKITSVHFKTDQRLDDFIQDKVGKLSGFYEGIISSEVTLRLENHDKQENKIAEVRLIVRGNDLFAKKQCKTFEEAIDDSVEALRKQIKKYKEKLRGE
- the tuf gene encoding elongation factor Tu — translated: MAKAKFERTKPHVNVGTIGHIDHGKTTLTAAITLVLSAKGLSEFKSFDSIDNAPEEKERGITINTAHVEYQTENRHYAHVDCPGHADYIKNMVTGAAQMDGAILVVAATDGPMPQTREHILLARQVGVPRLVVFMNKVDLVDDEELLELVEMEIRDLLTFYGFDGENSPVIRGSALAGLNNEPAGQDQIMELMNAVDTWIPLPVRDRDKEFLMPVEDVFSITGRGTVATGRIETGVIHVGDPVDIIGLGAEKMKSVVTGVEMFRKLLDTGEAGDNAGLLLRGIDKDAIRRGMVIAKPGSVKPHKEFKAEVYILKKEEGGRHTPFHNRYRPQFYFRTTDVTGEVILPEGVEMVMPGDNLTITVQLIHQIALNKGLRFAIREGGRTVGAGQITEILD